In Comamonadaceae bacterium OS-1, a single window of DNA contains:
- the murJ gene encoding lipid II flippase MurJ has translation MMPAKPASIAFGRLGIQPGYTGRVSLFKSASTISLLTLASRVAGLVRDQLFAATFGANAMTDAFYVAFRIPNLFRRLFGEGAFSQAFVPVLAASKATHGLEATKLLIDRVATLLTWVLVLTCVLGVLGTPLLVWAMAGGMQQEPQAYAAATTMTRWMFPYILFISLVSMASGILNTWRVFAVPAATPVLLNIAMIAATLWATPWFRSHSIEPIYAQIIGVMLGGILQLGVQIPALKRLGLFPNIGLTWSLVRTAWADDATRKVAKLMVPALLGVGVAQISLFINTQIASRLAPGSVSWLSGADRLMEFPTAMLGVALGVVLMPQLAGAKAANDPAKYSAMLDWGLRLVVLLAVPCSVALLTFATPLVAVIFHYGAFTERDVAQTALALMGWGVGLLGVVAIKVLAPGFYASHNMKTPARIAVAVLVITQLLNLALVPLFQHAALTLSVGLGALINATWLLVGLRRRGSYLPVPGWWKFILQVLAASALLAVFLIWAASAVPWTHFAGAKLERVGYLALVLLASAAIYFVALWAAGMKLRKVVHPGGI, from the coding sequence ATGATGCCAGCAAAGCCCGCGAGTATAGCATTCGGGCGGCTTGGCATCCAGCCGGGCTACACTGGGCGGGTGAGTCTCTTCAAATCTGCATCCACCATCTCCCTGCTGACCCTGGCTTCCCGCGTGGCGGGTCTGGTCCGTGACCAGTTGTTTGCCGCCACCTTTGGTGCCAACGCCATGACCGACGCGTTCTACGTGGCGTTTCGCATCCCCAACCTGTTTCGCCGCCTGTTTGGCGAAGGCGCGTTCAGCCAGGCCTTTGTGCCGGTGCTGGCCGCCAGCAAGGCCACGCACGGGCTGGAGGCCACCAAGCTGCTGATCGACCGCGTAGCCACCCTGCTGACCTGGGTGCTGGTGCTGACCTGCGTGCTGGGGGTGCTGGGCACGCCGCTGCTGGTCTGGGCCATGGCCGGCGGCATGCAACAGGAGCCGCAGGCCTATGCGGCGGCCACCACCATGACGCGCTGGATGTTCCCCTACATCCTGTTCATCTCGCTGGTGTCCATGGCCTCGGGCATTTTGAACACCTGGCGGGTCTTTGCCGTACCCGCCGCCACCCCGGTGCTGCTGAACATCGCCATGATCGCCGCCACGCTGTGGGCCACCCCCTGGTTCCGCAGCCACAGCATTGAGCCGATTTATGCGCAGATCATCGGCGTGATGCTGGGCGGCATCTTGCAACTGGGGGTGCAGATTCCAGCGCTCAAGCGCCTGGGCCTGTTTCCGAATATTGGACTGACTTGGTCGCTGGTGCGCACCGCATGGGCGGATGATGCTACCAGAAAAGTAGCAAAACTGATGGTTCCAGCCCTGCTGGGCGTGGGCGTGGCGCAGATCTCGCTGTTCATCAACACCCAGATCGCCTCGCGCCTGGCCCCCGGCAGCGTGAGCTGGCTCAGCGGGGCCGACCGGCTGATGGAATTTCCCACCGCCATGCTGGGCGTGGCCCTGGGCGTGGTGCTGATGCCGCAACTGGCCGGTGCCAAAGCGGCCAATGACCCGGCCAAATACTCTGCCATGCTCGACTGGGGCCTGCGCCTAGTAGTGTTGCTGGCCGTACCCTGCTCGGTAGCCCTGCTGACCTTTGCCACGCCGCTGGTGGCGGTGATCTTCCACTATGGCGCGTTCACCGAGCGCGACGTGGCGCAAACCGCGCTGGCCCTGATGGGCTGGGGCGTGGGCCTGCTGGGCGTGGTGGCCATCAAGGTGCTGGCCCCCGGCTTTTACGCCAGCCACAACATGAAGACCCCGGCGCGCATCGCCGTAGCCGTGCTGGTTATCACCCAGCTGCTGAATCTGGCGCTGGTGCCGCTGTTCCAGCACGCGGCGCTGACGCTGTCGGTGGGCCTGGGCGCACTCATCAACGCCACCTGGTTGCTGGTTGGCCTGCGGCGGCGCGGCAGCTATCTGCCCGTGCCGGGTTGGTGGAAGTTCATCCTGCAGGTACTGGCCGCCAGCGCCTTGTTGGCGGTATTTTTGATCTGGGCGGCCAGTGCCGTGCCCTGGACCCACTTTGCAGGCGCGAAATTGGAACGGGTTGGCTATCTGGCGCTGGTTCTGCTTGCGTCAGCAGCTATTTATTTTGTAGCGTTGTGGGCAGCAGGAATGAAATTGCGTAAAGTGGTGCATCCGGGTGGCATTTAG